The following are encoded together in the Arthrobacter sp. Y-9 genome:
- a CDS encoding helix-turn-helix domain-containing protein encodes MEWKVIENKLIVEESGLVEDITSGVGTLLNVESFGKFGVSSRSAPTFSAEGVSFYTGNTGASDVVVEGGTYDVHHDPGIGSVKLSILSEGTMSVHSRNGTMVRSAGHGFVLRPGEDRTVEFSDGARVVVIETSKEILEGYNNGAVNKDPLQFGPGGTLSESILAFGTSVAHHRTAGPLNNYFIDQFLQEMVASVVLSVKGVSEAERRGRSGAFSQSQYLINGRYIDPSFSVTELASLLKMSVRNLQDIYAQQGKNVSQAIRDRRLQEAKRLLSDPVYINLTVEEVATYSGFDNTQRLRRAFETAKLPNPRAYRAQAMREAAAAG; translated from the coding sequence GTGGAATGGAAGGTCATCGAGAATAAGCTCATCGTCGAGGAGAGCGGGCTCGTCGAGGACATCACGTCCGGCGTGGGCACCCTTCTCAATGTGGAGAGCTTCGGCAAGTTCGGGGTCTCGTCCCGGTCCGCTCCCACCTTCTCGGCCGAGGGTGTGAGCTTCTACACCGGCAACACGGGAGCCTCGGATGTGGTCGTCGAGGGTGGGACCTATGACGTCCACCATGACCCGGGCATCGGGTCGGTGAAGCTCTCGATCCTCTCCGAGGGGACGATGAGCGTGCATTCCCGCAACGGGACCATGGTCCGATCGGCGGGCCATGGGTTCGTCCTCCGCCCCGGCGAGGACCGGACCGTGGAATTCTCCGACGGCGCGCGCGTCGTCGTCATCGAGACGTCCAAAGAAATCCTCGAGGGGTACAACAATGGCGCGGTGAATAAGGATCCATTGCAGTTCGGGCCCGGGGGGACTCTTTCCGAGTCCATTCTCGCGTTCGGCACGTCTGTCGCACATCACCGCACTGCGGGACCGCTCAACAATTATTTCATCGATCAATTCCTGCAGGAGATGGTCGCCAGTGTCGTTCTGAGCGTGAAGGGTGTCAGCGAGGCCGAGCGCCGCGGGCGATCGGGCGCCTTCAGCCAGTCCCAGTATTTGATCAACGGGCGTTATATCGATCCGTCATTCTCGGTCACCGAACTCGCCTCGCTTCTGAAGATGTCGGTCCGGAATCTTCAGGACATCTATGCGCAGCAGGGAAAGAATGTCAGCCAGGCCATTCGCGATCGCAGGCTTCAGGAAGCCAAACGGCTCCTGAGTGATCCCGTGTACATCAATCTCACGGTCGAAGAAGTCGCGACCTATTCGGGATTCGACAATACGCAGCGGCTGCGCAGGGCTTTCGAGACCGCGAAGCTCCCGAATCCCCGCGCCTACCGGGCCCAGGCGATGCGGGAGGCCGCGGCAGCGGGCTGA
- a CDS encoding YafY family protein: MSLSVLNEEETENMANTSSRTLRLLSLLQARRYWPGAELAGRLEVSVRTLRRDVERLRDLGYPVEAARGVDGGYQLASGAAMPPLLLDDEEAVALAIALRSAAQGAVSGVAEASVRALAKLVQVMPRGLRRRVEAIGAATESHFWEPVEEMIDPELLIIIGQACRDRERIGFDYTAADGRASTRHVEPLRMVRLGLRWYLVCYDLDRGDWRSFRLDRMSRPVPTGARFAPRTLPAENPVAFIRDRADKAPGPQDVVALVAAPEREVTERIGRWATASAVSDGSCRVTVHAKTLDWALLALGMLDADFTIESPRTAIDGARARGERLIRASGSQPLDAGR, encoded by the coding sequence GTGTCACTTTCCGTCCTCAATGAGGAGGAAACTGAGAACATGGCGAACACGAGTTCACGGACGCTCCGGCTGCTCTCCCTGCTGCAGGCACGACGGTACTGGCCGGGAGCGGAGCTGGCCGGGCGGCTGGAAGTCTCCGTCCGGACTCTCCGGCGCGACGTCGAGCGCCTCCGGGATCTGGGCTACCCCGTGGAGGCGGCGCGCGGAGTCGACGGCGGCTACCAGCTCGCGTCGGGGGCGGCCATGCCGCCGCTGCTGCTGGACGACGAGGAGGCCGTAGCCCTTGCGATCGCCTTGCGGTCGGCCGCCCAGGGGGCGGTGAGCGGGGTGGCCGAAGCCTCGGTGCGCGCACTGGCAAAACTCGTCCAGGTGATGCCGCGAGGGCTGAGGAGAAGGGTCGAGGCGATCGGGGCGGCCACCGAGAGCCACTTCTGGGAACCGGTCGAGGAGATGATCGATCCGGAACTCCTGATCATCATCGGGCAGGCCTGCCGGGACCGGGAGCGGATCGGATTCGACTACACCGCGGCCGACGGGCGCGCGAGCACGCGGCACGTCGAGCCTCTGCGCATGGTCCGCCTCGGGCTGCGGTGGTACCTGGTCTGCTACGACCTGGACCGCGGCGATTGGCGCTCCTTCCGCCTGGACCGGATGAGCCGGCCGGTCCCGACCGGCGCCCGGTTCGCCCCGCGGACCCTGCCCGCGGAGAACCCCGTCGCGTTCATCCGCGACCGGGCCGACAAGGCGCCAGGTCCGCAGGACGTGGTCGCACTGGTCGCGGCGCCGGAGCGCGAGGTGACCGAAAGGATCGGGCGGTGGGCCACGGCCTCGGCGGTCTCCGACGGCAGCTGCCGCGTGACCGTGCACGCGAAAACCCTGGACTGGGCGCTCCTCGCGCTCGGCATGCTCGACGCCGACTTCACCATCGAATCACCGCGGACCGCGATCGACGGCGCCCGGGCACGGGGCGAACGGCTGATCAGGGCGTCCGGGTCTCAGCCGCTCGACGCCGGCAGGTGA
- a CDS encoding DinB family protein: MTARMINAVGTGEKADLLGALAQAREFLSYTCRGVSEEDARKRTTVSELTLGGLIKHVTSVERHWVDFIVNGPESAAATSDFSNLTEEDFARYADGFRLTDGETLAGALEDYQAAAEETARVVEGLEDLGVSHDLPATPWGEARSWSARRTLIHIIAETTQHAGHADIIREALDGQKTMG, from the coding sequence ATGACTGCACGGATGATCAACGCTGTGGGCACGGGCGAGAAAGCCGATCTGCTGGGCGCCCTGGCGCAGGCCCGCGAGTTCCTCAGCTACACCTGTCGCGGGGTGAGCGAAGAGGACGCCCGGAAGCGCACCACGGTCAGCGAGCTGACGCTCGGCGGCCTGATCAAGCATGTCACGTCGGTGGAGCGGCATTGGGTGGACTTCATCGTGAACGGCCCGGAGTCGGCGGCCGCGACGAGTGATTTCTCCAACCTCACCGAGGAGGATTTCGCCCGCTATGCCGATGGATTCCGACTGACCGATGGAGAGACGCTGGCCGGCGCCCTGGAGGACTATCAGGCCGCCGCGGAGGAGACCGCACGCGTGGTCGAGGGGCTGGAAGACCTCGGGGTCTCGCATGATCTCCCCGCGACGCCGTGGGGCGAAGCGCGGAGCTGGTCAGCGCGGCGCACGCTGATCCACATCATCGCCGAGACCACGCAGCACGCCGGGCACGCGGACATCATCCGGGAGGCCCTGGACGGTCAGAAGACCATGGGCTGA
- a CDS encoding amino acid ABC transporter ATP-binding protein, which produces MAKSTPTEAHRVPRLGIQLENIRKHYGDHVVLDDVSLDVEPGTVTALIGPSGAGKSTFLRCINLLEQPDGGTIRVAGHTIEPGKNIAPKDLARLRSAVGMVFQSFNLFPHMTALKNISFPQQRVLGRSKEEADERAMQLLERVGLKDKANQHPGRCSGGQQQRIAIARALALDPSIMLFDEPTSALDPEVGLEVLAVMRELAADGMTMVVVTHEMQFARDVSDTLVVMADCKIIEQGDPRAIMSDPQEARTRRFLRAVLER; this is translated from the coding sequence ATGGCGAAATCAACCCCCACCGAAGCGCACCGGGTGCCACGGCTCGGCATCCAGCTGGAGAACATCAGGAAGCACTACGGCGACCATGTGGTCCTGGACGATGTGTCCCTGGATGTGGAACCCGGCACCGTCACCGCATTGATCGGCCCCTCCGGCGCCGGGAAGAGCACCTTCCTCCGGTGCATCAACCTGCTGGAGCAGCCCGACGGCGGCACCATCCGGGTGGCCGGTCACACGATCGAACCCGGGAAGAACATCGCCCCCAAGGACCTGGCCCGCCTGCGCAGCGCCGTCGGCATGGTCTTCCAGTCCTTCAACCTCTTCCCGCACATGACGGCGCTGAAGAACATCAGTTTCCCGCAGCAGCGGGTGCTGGGCCGCAGCAAGGAGGAGGCCGACGAGCGGGCCATGCAGCTGCTCGAACGCGTGGGTCTCAAGGACAAGGCGAACCAGCACCCCGGCCGTTGCTCCGGCGGCCAGCAGCAGCGCATCGCCATCGCCAGGGCCCTCGCCCTGGACCCGTCGATCATGCTCTTCGACGAGCCCACCTCCGCCCTGGACCCCGAAGTCGGCCTGGAAGTGCTGGCCGTCATGCGGGAGCTCGCGGCGGACGGCATGACCATGGTGGTGGTGACGCACGAGATGCAGTTCGCCCGGGACGTCTCCGACACCCTCGTGGTCATGGCGGACTGCAAGATCATCGAGCAGGGCGACCCGCGCGCCATCATGAGCGACCCGCAGGAGGCGCGCACCCGCCGCTTCCTGCGCGCCGTCCTGGAGCGCTGA
- a CDS encoding amino acid ABC transporter permease, whose protein sequence is MEALTAVVQGLPMTLWLTLAAFAIGIVGAVPLSLALTSPVAPLRWAARLLVDLIRGVPIIVWLFLLKFGIHMGTFKFDPVNAAIVGLGVVSIAYLAEIYRGGIQAVPRGQLEASKALGLSGATTFFGVVIPQAFRIVSPSIATYLVGLLKDSSIASTIIVAEMVFQSQSFARQHPTVEGILPYVIVGIIYIVLSLPVAFLSRRLDARMRKAIFV, encoded by the coding sequence ATGGAAGCGCTCACCGCCGTCGTCCAGGGCCTGCCCATGACGCTGTGGCTGACGCTGGCCGCGTTCGCCATCGGCATCGTCGGAGCGGTCCCGCTCTCCCTGGCTCTGACCTCGCCCGTGGCGCCGCTGCGCTGGGCCGCGCGCCTGCTCGTGGACCTGATCCGCGGCGTGCCGATCATCGTCTGGCTGTTCCTGCTGAAGTTCGGCATCCATATGGGGACGTTCAAGTTCGACCCCGTCAACGCCGCGATCGTGGGCCTGGGCGTGGTGTCGATCGCCTACCTGGCCGAGATCTACCGCGGCGGCATCCAGGCGGTGCCGCGCGGTCAGCTGGAGGCGTCCAAGGCGCTGGGCCTGTCCGGCGCGACCACGTTCTTCGGCGTCGTGATCCCGCAGGCGTTCCGGATCGTCTCCCCGTCCATCGCCACGTACCTGGTGGGCCTGCTGAAGGACTCCTCCATCGCCTCGACCATCATCGTGGCGGAGATGGTGTTCCAGTCCCAGTCGTTCGCCCGTCAGCACCCCACGGTGGAGGGCATCCTCCCGTACGTGATCGTGGGCATCATCTACATCGTCCTGAGCCTGCCGGTGGCCTTCCTGTCCCGGCGTCTCGACGCCCGCATGAGGAAGGCGATCTTCGTATGA
- a CDS encoding amino acid ABC transporter permease translates to MNWLQQWAEYMPQMLSGLGVSLFIAGVSIVIGYPLGLLLSVMVQRNNLVIRTLGLAIVEIGRGAPALVILYLVYYGLPKFGIAFESIQAACIALVWNAAAYSSEIIRAGLQSVARGQTEAAQVLGLSSRDTFFRVIMPQGMRSAIPGLMGVAIQMFQGTSLAYAIAVPELMKSAYNIGSQDFNYLQIFTLAGICYAAISMPATWITVYFEKRMSRHA, encoded by the coding sequence ATGAACTGGCTTCAGCAATGGGCGGAGTACATGCCCCAGATGCTGTCCGGGCTCGGCGTGAGTCTCTTCATCGCCGGGGTGTCGATCGTGATCGGCTACCCGCTCGGCCTGCTCCTGAGCGTCATGGTGCAGCGCAACAACCTGGTCATCCGGACCCTGGGCCTTGCGATCGTCGAGATCGGCCGCGGCGCCCCCGCCCTCGTGATCCTGTACCTGGTCTACTACGGGCTGCCGAAGTTCGGCATCGCGTTCGAGAGCATCCAGGCCGCGTGCATCGCGCTCGTGTGGAACGCCGCGGCGTACTCGAGCGAGATCATCCGCGCGGGTCTGCAGTCCGTGGCCCGTGGGCAGACCGAGGCGGCTCAGGTCCTGGGTCTGTCCTCCCGGGACACGTTCTTCCGCGTCATCATGCCGCAGGGCATGCGGTCGGCGATCCCGGGCCTGATGGGCGTGGCCATCCAGATGTTCCAGGGCACCTCGCTGGCCTACGCCATCGCGGTCCCGGAGCTGATGAAGTCCGCCTACAACATCGGCAGCCAGGACTTCAATTACCTGCAGATCTTCACGCTGGCCGGCATCTGCTACGCCGCGATCTCCATGCCGGCCACCTGGATCACCGTCTACTTCGAAAAGCGCATGTCCCGTCATGCGTGA
- a CDS encoding ABC transporter substrate-binding protein: MKIQKLKRPGALAAVVLLAGVGLTACGSSGSTTASADCTPKHQGVTTVAPGKLTVGVIDIPPFSSYNSGKPTGIDISIVDKIAKDECLTPVYQQATYADAVQSISGGSIDLAVGTIDATEKRLKAVDFSASTYLDGMGIATKTGAKTVADLEKMNKVGTIDGYLWVEDLKKILGDKLVTYPSSVELKADFDAGRLDADVDAYGVQVLQFKDAKGVTVSLANDKPDPRVGAITHSPEAAFPLTKGNTSLKQALSDGIESQRKDGTITKLLTGAGLTEGLGKVADQQYVVPAS; the protein is encoded by the coding sequence ATGAAAATCCAGAAGCTCAAGCGCCCTGGTGCGCTGGCCGCCGTCGTTCTGCTCGCCGGCGTCGGCCTGACGGCCTGCGGAAGCTCCGGTTCGACGACGGCGTCGGCCGACTGCACGCCGAAGCACCAGGGCGTCACCACCGTCGCTCCGGGCAAGCTGACCGTGGGCGTCATCGACATCCCGCCCTTCAGCAGCTACAACAGCGGCAAGCCGACCGGCATCGACATCTCGATCGTGGACAAGATCGCCAAGGACGAATGCCTGACCCCGGTCTACCAGCAGGCGACCTACGCCGACGCCGTGCAGTCGATCTCCGGCGGCAGCATCGACCTGGCCGTCGGCACGATCGACGCCACAGAGAAGCGTCTGAAGGCCGTGGACTTCTCCGCCTCCACCTACCTGGACGGCATGGGCATCGCCACCAAGACCGGCGCCAAGACGGTGGCCGATCTGGAGAAGATGAACAAGGTCGGCACGATCGACGGTTACCTCTGGGTCGAGGACCTCAAGAAGATCCTGGGCGACAAGCTGGTCACCTACCCCTCCAGCGTGGAGCTGAAGGCGGACTTCGACGCCGGCCGTCTGGACGCGGACGTCGACGCCTACGGCGTGCAGGTGCTGCAGTTCAAGGACGCCAAGGGCGTCACGGTTTCCCTGGCCAACGACAAGCCGGACCCCCGCGTCGGCGCCATCACCCACTCGCCGGAAGCGGCTTTCCCGCTGACCAAGGGCAACACCAGCCTGAAGCAGGCGCTCAGCGACGGCATCGAGTCGCAGCGCAAGGACGGCACCATCACCAAGCTCCTGACGGGCGCGGGTCTCACCGAAGGCCTGGGCAAGGTGGCCGACCAGCAGTACGTGGTCCCCGCCAGCTGA
- a CDS encoding dihydrodipicolinate synthase family protein, protein MTEVRKPWRGVHVATTLPFNDDLSVDYDAYAQNIAFLAAGGCDGVAPNGSLGEYQTLSDEERARVITTAIEAAPEGFTVMAGVGAYGGLQSLRWAEQAAEAGAQSVLALPPNTYRANEGEVVEHYRLVAKAGLPIVAYNNPIDTKVDLTPRLLARLHGEGLIVGVKEFSGDVRRPYEIKELAPELDIIMGADDTVLELGLAGAVGWVSGYPNAIPEISMELYRLAISDQGDDLARARDIYRDLHPLMRWDSKTEFVQAIKLSQDIVGQRGGVTRPPRGPLSPETVAAITRDTEAVLAKGYK, encoded by the coding sequence ATGACCGAAGTCCGTAAGCCGTGGCGCGGAGTCCACGTCGCCACCACCCTCCCGTTCAACGATGACCTGAGCGTGGACTACGACGCGTACGCCCAGAACATCGCGTTCCTCGCCGCCGGCGGCTGCGACGGCGTGGCCCCCAACGGCTCACTGGGCGAGTACCAGACCCTCTCCGACGAGGAGCGGGCCCGCGTCATCACCACCGCCATCGAGGCCGCACCCGAGGGCTTCACCGTGATGGCCGGCGTCGGCGCGTATGGCGGCCTGCAGTCGCTCCGCTGGGCCGAGCAGGCCGCGGAGGCCGGGGCGCAGTCCGTCCTGGCGCTGCCGCCGAACACCTACCGTGCCAATGAGGGCGAGGTGGTGGAGCACTACCGCCTGGTGGCCAAGGCCGGCCTCCCGATCGTGGCGTACAACAACCCGATCGACACCAAGGTGGACCTCACGCCGCGCCTGCTCGCTCGCCTCCACGGCGAGGGCCTGATCGTGGGCGTCAAGGAGTTCAGCGGCGACGTCCGCCGTCCGTACGAGATCAAGGAACTCGCCCCGGAGCTGGACATCATCATGGGCGCCGACGACACTGTCCTGGAGCTCGGCCTCGCCGGGGCCGTGGGCTGGGTGTCCGGTTACCCGAACGCCATCCCGGAGATCTCCATGGAGCTCTACCGCCTGGCCATCTCGGACCAGGGTGACGACCTCGCCCGGGCACGGGACATCTACCGCGATCTGCACCCGCTGATGCGCTGGGACAGCAAGACCGAGTTCGTGCAGGCGATCAAGCTCTCGCAGGACATCGTGGGCCAGCGGGGCGGCGTGACCCGCCCGCCGCGCGGCCCGCTCTCCCCGGAAACGGTCGCCGCGATCACCCGCGACACCGAAGCCGTGCTCGCCAAGGGTTACAAGTAG
- a CDS encoding proline racemase family protein codes for MRTKRIFHAVDSHTEGMPTRVITGGVGTIPGATMAEKRLWFMENSDWIRTLLMYEPRGHASMSGAILQPSTRPDADFGVLYIEVSGLLPMCGHGTIGVATVLVETGMVEVVEPVTTVRLDTPAGLVIAEVAVKDGHAESVTLRNVPSFVDRLDATVDVPGYGAVPYDLAFGGNFYAIVKLEDLGLPFKRERKDDLLKAGLAIMDAINATDEPVHPERPDIRACHHVYLQEPGSTAEHSRHAMAIHPGWFDRSPCGTGTSARMAQLHARGELALNTDFVNESYIGSQFIGRLVAETEVGGRPAVVPTVTGRAWITGTAQYFLDPSDPFQEGFLL; via the coding sequence ATGAGGACGAAGAGGATTTTTCACGCCGTCGACTCACACACCGAGGGCATGCCCACCCGGGTGATCACGGGCGGCGTCGGGACCATCCCGGGCGCCACGATGGCGGAGAAGCGCCTCTGGTTCATGGAGAACAGCGACTGGATCCGCACGCTCCTCATGTACGAACCCCGGGGGCATGCCTCGATGAGCGGCGCGATCCTGCAGCCCTCCACCCGTCCCGACGCGGACTTCGGCGTCCTCTACATCGAGGTGTCGGGGCTGCTGCCCATGTGCGGACACGGAACGATCGGCGTCGCGACCGTGCTCGTGGAGACGGGCATGGTCGAGGTGGTCGAGCCGGTGACGACGGTGCGGCTGGACACCCCGGCCGGACTGGTCATCGCGGAGGTGGCCGTGAAGGACGGGCACGCCGAGTCGGTGACGCTCCGCAATGTGCCGTCCTTCGTGGACCGGCTCGACGCCACCGTCGACGTCCCGGGCTACGGCGCCGTGCCGTACGACCTGGCGTTCGGCGGGAACTTCTACGCGATCGTGAAGCTGGAGGACCTGGGGCTGCCCTTCAAACGGGAACGCAAGGACGACCTGCTGAAGGCGGGCCTCGCGATCATGGACGCCATCAACGCCACGGACGAACCGGTGCACCCGGAACGTCCGGACATCCGCGCCTGCCACCACGTGTACCTTCAGGAGCCCGGGTCCACCGCGGAGCACTCCCGCCACGCCATGGCCATCCACCCGGGCTGGTTCGACCGTTCGCCGTGCGGCACCGGCACCAGCGCCCGGATGGCGCAGCTGCACGCCCGCGGCGAACTCGCTCTGAACACGGACTTCGTCAACGAGTCCTACATCGGCTCGCAGTTCATCGGACGTCTCGTGGCCGAGACCGAGGTGGGCGGCCGCCCGGCCGTGGTCCCCACTGTGACGGGCCGCGCCTGGATCACGGGGACCGCGCAGTACTTCCTCGACCCGAGCGATCCGTTCCAGGAGGGGTTCCTCCTATGA
- a CDS encoding ornithine cyclodeaminase family protein: protein MSLPYFDAAQVRARAPWRAAVDALAAALRHDVDPEQDGPRVFSPAPGGEFLLMPASGARYSGVKALTVAPGNPARGLEKIQGVYVLYSSDTLAPVALLDGTELTAIRTPAVTLLAVTRILAATPGGAPEDPSVLVFGAGVQALNHLRAAHALLPGARLGVVGRSEDHVRALVETLAAEGVHVEARTAADVGTADVILCATTSTTPLFDGAAVAPDAVVAAVGQHGLDAREVDAALVHRSDVVVEGRASALREAGDLIPARSAEEWQRIRPANLRDLVVDGIARTPGKPCLYAGVGMAWEDLVTAAMVYEGGTIP from the coding sequence ATGAGCCTGCCGTACTTCGACGCCGCACAGGTCCGGGCCCGCGCCCCCTGGCGTGCCGCCGTGGACGCCCTGGCCGCGGCGCTCCGCCACGACGTGGACCCCGAACAGGACGGCCCCCGCGTCTTCAGCCCGGCCCCGGGCGGCGAGTTCCTCCTGATGCCGGCCTCCGGCGCCCGGTACAGCGGCGTCAAGGCCCTGACCGTGGCCCCCGGCAACCCCGCGCGAGGCCTCGAGAAGATCCAGGGGGTGTACGTGCTCTACAGTTCGGACACCCTGGCCCCGGTGGCGCTCCTGGACGGCACCGAGCTGACGGCCATCCGCACCCCGGCGGTCACCCTGCTGGCGGTCACGCGGATCCTCGCGGCCACGCCGGGCGGAGCGCCGGAGGACCCGAGCGTCCTGGTGTTCGGCGCAGGCGTCCAGGCGCTCAATCACCTCCGCGCCGCTCACGCGCTTCTCCCGGGAGCGCGGCTCGGCGTCGTCGGCCGCAGCGAGGACCATGTCCGCGCGCTCGTGGAGACTCTCGCCGCAGAGGGTGTCCACGTCGAGGCCCGGACGGCCGCGGATGTCGGCACGGCGGACGTGATCCTCTGTGCGACCACGTCCACGACGCCGCTCTTCGACGGCGCCGCCGTCGCGCCGGACGCCGTGGTGGCCGCCGTCGGGCAGCATGGCCTGGACGCCCGCGAGGTCGACGCCGCGCTGGTGCACCGCAGTGACGTGGTGGTCGAGGGGCGCGCCTCGGCGCTGCGCGAGGCCGGCGATCTGATCCCGGCGCGCAGCGCGGAGGAATGGCAGCGGATCCGGCCGGCGAATCTGCGCGACCTGGTGGTCGACGGGATCGCGCGGACCCCCGGAAAGCCCTGTCTTTACGCGGGCGTGGGCATGGCCTGGGAGGACCTCGTCACGGCCGCGATGGTGTATGAAGGGGGGACCATCCCATGA
- a CDS encoding GntR family transcriptional regulator, translating to MSTPGVTAVNPVSDLPLAPIAPKPNLRESVTESLRAAIIAGSLEEGTLYSAPALGAVFGVSATPVREAMMDLAREGLVETVKNKGFRVLGVSEEELDEITEIRLMIEAPTVGKLPGRIPESAFPRLRTLAAAIVTAAEEGDLTAYLVNDRTFHSELLSFYGNSQLEDLATRLRMRTRMYGLRTLSDNHQLSSSAKEHDELLDLIQAGDAAGAEALMRRHLGHTRGLWATGHQESGQHEADPHDTSRPPAP from the coding sequence ATGAGCACCCCAGGAGTGACAGCCGTGAACCCCGTGTCTGATCTTCCCCTCGCCCCGATCGCCCCCAAGCCGAACCTGCGGGAGAGCGTGACGGAGTCCCTGCGCGCGGCCATCATCGCCGGCAGCCTGGAGGAGGGGACCCTGTACTCCGCGCCCGCGCTCGGCGCCGTGTTCGGGGTGTCCGCCACCCCCGTCCGGGAGGCCATGATGGACCTCGCCCGCGAGGGTCTCGTGGAGACCGTGAAGAACAAGGGCTTCCGGGTGCTCGGCGTGAGCGAGGAGGAGCTCGACGAGATCACCGAGATCCGTCTCATGATCGAGGCGCCGACGGTCGGGAAGCTCCCCGGCCGAATCCCGGAGAGCGCGTTCCCTCGCCTGCGGACGCTGGCCGCCGCCATCGTCACCGCGGCGGAGGAGGGTGATCTGACGGCCTACCTCGTCAACGACCGCACCTTCCACAGCGAGCTGCTCAGCTTCTACGGCAACAGCCAGCTGGAGGACCTCGCCACCCGGCTCCGCATGCGGACCCGCATGTACGGGCTGAGGACCCTCAGCGACAACCACCAGCTGTCGAGCTCCGCCAAGGAGCACGATGAGCTCCTGGACCTCATCCAGGCCGGAGACGCCGCGGGGGCCGAAGCCCTCATGCGCCGCCACCTCGGGCACACCCGCGGCCTCTGGGCCACGGGCCACCAGGAATCCGGCCAGCACGAGGCCGACCCGCACGACACCAGCCGGCCACCGGCACCTTAA
- a CDS encoding FAD-dependent oxidoreductase: MSRACDVLVIGAGVIGAATAYFAAKAGLSVTIVDQGLPASGTSSACEGNILVSDKELGPELELTRYSLSVWKGELAEHRHLWEFEAKGGIIVASRPSSLESLHRVMAVQRGFGVVVEELDPAALRRAEPHITPDALGGAYYPEDSQVQPMLVAAHLVRLATEAGAVFHAGATVTGMLRDGDRVTGVRSTRGDFPAGNVVNCTGTWAGEIGALAGVNVPVMPRRGFVMVTEPLPPMVHHKVYAAEYIDNVGSSDAGLQASPVVEGTPGGTILIGSTRERVGFDRTVSTEALRRLAQNATGLFPFLAGVRAIRHYHGFRPYCPDHLPVIGHDDRAPGLWHAAGHEGAGIGLSVGTGKLLSQALSGRAPDLDLTPFAPARFGAVAPTPLEATR, translated from the coding sequence ATGAGCAGGGCCTGCGATGTCCTGGTGATCGGAGCGGGAGTGATCGGCGCCGCCACCGCCTACTTCGCGGCGAAGGCCGGACTGTCCGTGACGATCGTGGACCAGGGCCTCCCCGCCAGCGGGACGTCGTCGGCCTGCGAGGGGAACATCCTCGTCTCGGACAAGGAACTCGGCCCGGAACTCGAGCTGACCCGCTACTCGCTCTCCGTCTGGAAGGGCGAGCTCGCCGAACACCGCCACCTCTGGGAGTTCGAGGCGAAAGGCGGGATCATCGTCGCTTCGCGGCCCAGCAGCCTGGAGTCCCTGCACCGGGTGATGGCCGTGCAGCGCGGGTTCGGCGTCGTGGTCGAAGAACTGGACCCGGCGGCCCTGCGCCGCGCCGAACCGCACATCACCCCCGACGCGCTCGGCGGCGCGTATTACCCGGAGGATTCGCAGGTCCAGCCCATGCTCGTGGCCGCGCACCTCGTGCGGCTGGCCACCGAGGCGGGCGCCGTGTTCCACGCAGGCGCCACCGTCACCGGCATGCTGCGCGACGGCGACCGCGTCACCGGAGTCCGGTCCACGCGGGGCGACTTCCCCGCCGGGAACGTGGTCAACTGCACCGGGACCTGGGCCGGGGAGATCGGCGCGCTCGCGGGCGTCAACGTTCCCGTCATGCCACGCCGCGGCTTCGTCATGGTCACCGAGCCGCTCCCGCCCATGGTCCACCACAAGGTGTACGCGGCCGAGTACATCGACAACGTCGGGAGTTCCGACGCCGGCCTGCAGGCGTCCCCGGTGGTCGAAGGGACGCCCGGCGGCACCATCCTCATCGGCTCCACCCGCGAACGCGTCGGCTTCGACCGGACGGTCAGCACGGAGGCGCTGCGGCGGCTCGCGCAGAACGCCACGGGCCTGTTCCCGTTCCTCGCCGGAGTCCGGGCGATCCGGCACTATCACGGCTTCCGCCCCTACTGCCCGGACCACCTCCCCGTGATCGGCCACGACGACCGCGCCCCGGGACTCTGGCACGCCGCCGGCCACGAGGGCGCCGGGATCGGGCTCTCCGTCGGCACCGGAAAGCTCCTGTCGCAGGCCCTCAGCGGCCGCGCGCCCGACCTCGACCTCACCCCCTTCGCTCCGGCGCGATTCGGCGCCGTCGCCCCGACCCCGCTGGAGGCCACCCGATGA